Within Dreissena polymorpha isolate Duluth1 chromosome 13, UMN_Dpol_1.0, whole genome shotgun sequence, the genomic segment ctttgaaataaatgttgGTCACTATGTCTaaatagatatggtgtccgcctagcgactgaaAGGTTACAGGTACAATCTCTGCTGTttgagcattctttagatctcacctatagacaccaagtactgtttccATCAAGAAAACGGATTTGAAAGCTTTGTAATAGGCAAAAAgcttttaatgcaatcaagctaaaaaataTGTGTAAACTAAAACTAACTTTCAGTCAATAAGacaacacatttttgtttaagATTTGTTCTATCCCACTCAAATTTCATCAAAACGTTTTTTAGCATTATAATTAGACCATGAGCAATATAAGCAAAGTTGCACAGAATTTGTGAACTTATGGTCCTTAGTGTTGCAAAAATTGCTACTCGACTTGTGCGGTCACGGGAAATGAAATATCTACTATATGCTTTCAGCTGTTTCTTCTCTCCATGGCCTACTGTTTTTATCAGATTTTCATTGAAGTGGATGCAATTggaaaaaatgtacaaaatgtaaaaaatctTAGCTGATACTGATGGCCTAGAAAGCTACAATGTTACTGAAATTGATTTATGTGCGAGCTAGGCTGTTATTGCTATCTGATATTTACATGTATGGGTATGGAGGAAAGCTTTCATCAGACGTCGGCAGACTTGATGTATTTAAGACTGCTTTTTTACTGAGATGTGTCAAGCCATTTTTTGAATAGCAAACACAATTGTGATCGGATTTCCTTTAGTTAAAGATGAATGTAATCAAATATCATCAATTCTTTGATTCCTAGGACAGCATTTGTCTTGTTAATGTTTTGCTTGTCTTAAGAATACTTTCTGTTTGTGCTCTTTTTTAGTGGACACCAAAAGGACTTCTAGAATGTTTTCTTTTCATTGGAACATTTGCACACAGTCTCAGTTTTGGAGCAAGTAGTTTTGTTGAAGAAGAGCATCAAACCTGGTATCACCTGACTATAACCTTCTTACTGCTGAGCCTGGTGACTAAAATTCAAGGTCATTTAAAAAAGCTATTCATTGAAGAGGGAGAGAACAAAAGCACTAGATACCATGAACAAGATCATCTGAATTGTGATGGAACTGAACAAAAAAGTGCAACAGAACAAAGAACCAGTAGTTTACAACAAATTAATGCATACCAAAATGGTGTAACTAAAAGAGAACATATGCACAGAAGttcaaatgaaattaattttaatgaaCAAAATCAAGACAGCAAGGAATCAAATTATATGAGCAAAGATCAACAAAATGATATTCTATTCCCTAGAAAAAGGTCTTGGAAACATTTGTTGCCATGGAAACCGTGTGTTGCTATAGCAATAGTGATTTTGTTAGGCAGGTTGCTAAGGATGGTAAACCAAACAGGAAACAAGTGGCTGGATACCCCAGATCTTGGGGACTGGTTGTTAAGGTaagcttttaaaacatatttcctATTCAATTACTACCATTAAGACCCGaagataaataattatgtttatgaaTGTGCTACTTTATACATAATGTTGGTATTGTTAATTACTAATTACACAAACTtatgatttataatatttatttatttatttcagaccAGAAAATAAACTAGTTCTCTCATACATTGTGATAGTCTCCTATGCTGTGATATTAGTCACCATGGTGATAGATTTAGGGATCACTACAGAGACTGTGGCTTTCACTGCAGGGCTAGGACTTACCTATTTGTATCGTTTAAACTCCCATGAGATTCTGCCTTTGTTCTTTGAAAGTGGTGAACAGCATCAAAAGTAAGCGATgtgcattaaaaaataattgttttggaaGAGAGCGTGCTGTTAACTCATCCAATATAGTTTAGTTATGCACAAGGactttatttaatatgtattgcAGGGAAAATTTAGAATAATGATTTTTATGCcaccaaaggagggcatatagtgatcggaccgtccgttcCTCTGTCTGTCTGactccgtcacactttgcgtttaggtttctgcgtttaggtttcgaaaaatgctcatgacttctatgtcccttcagatagcaactagatatttagcatgcatgtgtatctcatggagctgcacattttgagtggtgaaaggtcatggtcaaggtcatccttcaaggtcaaaggtaaaaaaaaacaaatccaaggaaagtaataagctttaaagggagataattatctgtacttgccaaatgataaaaaacaattaataaatcaaagcggcgcagtagggggcattgtgtttctgacaaacacatctcttgtttatcaaATGTTTTCTGCCCTAAACAAAAGGTTTTAATAAGTTATAACTTAAGAATTGTTTACAACGGTGTAAAGCACTTAATTGTTAAAAGAACTAAACACATGAGAGCCAAACATCAGATTGCATGAATTTAAGGAATTTCCTCAAGTGTTTCCAGTATTCCTAATATTGTTAGTTATATTAAGTTTAAGTTAAAACCTACTGACCGTTAATACAATGTTCCTCGTTTATTTTTCAGTTTGTATGGCACCTTAGAAGCACGTGGTGTCTATGCAGTAATCCTGATGACGAATCTCATTGCCCtgacaaaatggctgaaaaacaTGTTTAGAAGTAGAtttgaaaatggcggccagacTAAGTCAGAAAGTTTAGAAATATTGATCAAAAGCAAACAATTGTACATAACTCATGCTATTAGAATTCTCAAGATTTCTTGGGTCTTGCTAATGTTGTTGCTTTTGCGAACACATAACACGGTACTTGTTGCTATGGTGATTGTACAAGAGCAGTTGTTAGGGAAACTGTTGGTCAAAGAAATGCGCCTGCCAGTACGGGGATTAGCTCTTCTGTGTTGGTGGATGGGTCAGACTGTTTTCTTTCAACAGGTATGTTGAACTGTATCTTAATGTATAAGATTTCTTCTTCTTGAAAGTCCAAAAGGTATATCAGTGTTTGTGAACATTATCAGTTTGTGTTTACATCATCAGTATGTTTgtacattaattaataaatatgtatgtatgtacatcatCAGTACGTGTGTACATAGTCCATTCATTCTGTCAACCTACACTGTATGAATTTATCATGTTTAATAAAAACGACTAAACAGTTTTGATTTTGGAATTAAAGTACGGGTACTTGTCATTTAAATAGTATAAAATATTCAATAGGAAcatattttttacacttttttcTTAGTCAGGAGTGTTTGTactttgcttgtttaaatatagTTCATACTGTCctgtttaaatacattattttttttgtcattttgccAGACTATGAGGGAGtcctttaattaaatataagttcGTATTATTTCTGCATCCCCCTGTTATTGAATATCCAGTGTCCAtgacatttctattttaaacatgtttttagcCAGTCTCAAGTTATATATTTGAAATGTTTCTGTTTCCAGGGTAACTCCAACAGCCTGTCCACAGTGGATGTGTCTGCTGGGTATGTTGGTCTCCAGGACTACCAGGCACACTGGGTCGGCATTTTGCTGTTCTTTGCAACATATGCTGGGCCCATATTTTGGCTGATGACGCTGGTGCAATATGTACTTGAAACAGAGAGGTGAGATCCAAATTTACATAAAGgtcttaaaaaagaaatatactaaaaaaaGGTTATAAAATTCTTATGGAAATTGTTGTATTTTCTTAGActcattgtttaaaaatatccCCAAATCTTTGTTACTTACAAAATGACTCCTAATTTTTCCGATATTGTGTCATGAATATACTATGCATGTATTACTGAATTGATAAGTTAACATCTTATATTTTAAGCTGGAGTTCTTAATTAAAGAAAGAGATTACGAAAGTTCCCTTATAATAATACATTAGGCCTATAGTTATATCATTCAGAATTAAACCTCAATGCAGACAtgccattttttattttgaattggaAATACATTTATGTGATGAACTAATTCTTGGGTAAAGAAGCTGGTTTGAATCTTGGCAAGGTGTGTCACACACTAGAAAACCCCAGTCAAATCTGGAAAAATACGTGTAACCTCTCTAGAGACCACGTTTTTGACTTGATATtaatgaagcttggtcagaatgttaatcttgacaagATCCAGGCTGATTAAGAATGTTGGTTACTGacccaaaaactaggtcaccaggttagTTACTAGTAAAACCCATTATACAAGCCAAATGTATGATTCAATTCTGGTAAAAGTTTGTCACAATAATTGTGATAATTCATGAAAATGcttgtcttgacaatatcaaaGCAGAGTGTGAATCTGGATTTTGTGGGTGCAAAAACAAGATCACCAGGAGAAATCTTAGAAATTTTAGatgcaacatttatgactcaattttgataaacttgttcagaatgtcCAAAAAGGAAGGCAACATGTCAGATCTAATTAGATCTTTTGTAGAGGCCCCATAAATGATTTAATCCTGATAAAACTTGGCCAGAATGTTTACAATGCCTATGGCatgtttgaaacttggtcaagtGAGGTCAAAAACTTTGTCACCAGTTCGCGTCTTCAACAATTTGTGTACCTTGAACTAAGGTGAGCACTTCAGGAAAAAAATGACCCTCTTGTAATTAAGATTCATAGAAAAAAATCAtcttatttttatatgtattttacttCCAGTTTTTACAAGGAACACACCGTACCAGTCAGTAGATCACCAATGCTGGACTGTACCCAAACATTGCTTACGGAACGTCTGTTTACGCTTCTATGGTATACTTTAATTGTGACATCACAGCGTTACCATTTGTTCGTTTGGACGGTGTTTTCACCAAAGCTTTTGTATGAAGGAATGCTAACCTTTGTATTTTTCGTGTTTGCCATGGTTACAGCTAGGTTTTAGTATTTAATATTTTAGTAAGTGCAAACAATgctattgtttattatattttcaagTCGAACTTTAAAGCTTTACTTTATTTTCGAAGTGATttcatttatcaaaattatttttgtatttaaaatgttaacaaaaaataaaccgtatttatttatctatttaagcATGTTCATGTTTTTGTGTGTAGGACCGTTATTTCCAACTAGTGATTATTCTTTGTTTAACATTTGCTCGCTGTATACGCATACGTATTCAtcatttttatataatgatatagaAAATCATTAATGAGGTGAAAACCGCATTCATATCGGTAACTTGTCTCAGATACTGGCCTTAAGTAAAAGAATATGGCGTAGAAAACTGTTTTGTGGGAAAATGacgtttaaagcatgtgcgtttaGTTACAATCTTTGGTAACATTAATGTTAAGATTCATGTGCCTGTATTTAATCTAATTCATACAACATGTATGTTGGAAACAGTATATACATGCACTACTTTAGCATGTGTTTGGCAACAGAGATTGAGTGTAAGATCTTTTAAGCAAGACTACCCATGGGATAGTGTGAGCTATTCTACTATGGTTGTCTGCATATTGTTTAATGCAAGCGTAAAATATATTActctttttataaatgatatagaCTTGAAATTTGAAATGTAGTGTGAGGTACCTGTTCAAGTTCCATAAATCTGAACTGAGAccaattatgcccctttttgtacttatTTTATGGTTAACGTTGCTCACAACTACTCCATATCTTAATatctaaatattgaaattaaacgTATATATATGTATTCATGAGTTTGTAAGAACTTATTGACCATGACCAGTCCTTTAGCAAAATTATGTCAccttttgttcttaaaaaggtcAGGTCAAGGTTTAGAGCAAAATGAAATTCAGGTTATAGTTTACCCCCGACAATTTTAGATTTCTGTAACCACTGCAGATATTCAGTTGAAACCTTAACACATGAATTTATTATCATTGTAAGAGCTCACCAAACAAGGCCCATAGCTCATACCTGCATTTAAGAAGTTCTATCCCCCGTTTTATGTCTTCCCTTGAAGAAAAcagcatatagcagtcgcactgtatGTCTAGGGGAAATTTCTATCTCATCaataacaatatcataaaagcaataactgttctagtatatttatggattttgaaatataattgcaaTAGATGACATGTCTGGTGTAACACCCGTCTACCTACCTCAAAGGTAGAAAATTCAGGTTTAGTTTGTGTCTGAAAAATTCAGGTTTTAGTTTGTGTCCGACTGTACACCATCTTCATGTCTCTTTGTCAACATATGtctgatacatattttgacatgaaatgtgcatatatatatattcagaatCTTGGTACGCTATTAAAGACCAACACTGTTTACAGCTATACACTTGAGCATCCTTTTAGAAGAACTATGCCcccttttaaacttaaatttcaGTTTAAGTTTTTGCGCAAGATGAAATTCAGGTTAAAATTTGCGTGCATGAAGTACATATGTTGGTAATTACCGGTAATACGGATATTCAATTGCATCATCACACATGTCCTTTCTTCTAGATCACCATTGCAGGTTACCAACCACGGTCCATATCAATGACATGTACATTTAGTTTACAAGAAGTATTcccctttttgtaaaaaaaatattcaggtTAATGTGTGTACGTATCTACGCCTATCTTAAGCCGACATGCACACCTAGCAATGTTGCATTTGGCGCCATTAGGGTCAAGCTAGGTCACTGTTGCTAAATATGAATACAAAGTTTATGCTCACTAACTTCAGTTATGATGGGGATTTTGTGCTGAATTGTGTGTGACGGTTATTTACACGTTAATCTAGCGTAATATAGCATTTGGGGTCAGAAGCGTCAATGTCAACGTTTCGATAAAAAGAGTTTCTTATAACTTTAGTCTGTACTGGGGTGTTCTGCTCTAATTTTTGTGTAGTTTGCTTACATGCACACTAAGGaagggattgcatttggggccagtcTGGTTATGGTCATcataacttaaaatagaaaatcACTTCCATTCAGTAAGTTTGGATGGAAGCATTGTGATACAATTGGTGTGACGTTTGCTTAAGGTGGGTTTGCATTTGGGGCTCGTTAGATCTAGGGAACTGTTAAATGCAGACATTGCTTGATCGAAGTTCTTTCAGTCAATTGCCATCCTTCAAAAGACGATGAAGACGGCGATATTTGTAGTCACAGACCCTCAGTCCCCAAAGGGCGAATTAAAATATCGCCATAAGGTTCCGTAAGTATTGTGTCCGCCCATTTTCGGAACTGGAACCTTAAAGCAGTCAAACGTTGGAAACTGAACACGAATTTCCATAAGATACAGTTGAACTTGGTCTAAGTGTAGCTTACTATTAAAGCGCTCTTGATTTTCGCCGATTAACGCTTTTGTTCGATATCAACTAAGACATCAATGTGATCGTGTAACGGAACGGTCTGGTAGTGCCTTTGTTTCCCCGAGTAGCGACCCCAAGTACACCATGAAGTGATGTTAGTGCTCTCACATTAAGACTAAAAGTGTTCAACGGTTTTCATCCGGTCTAAGTATTCTTGACTATTTTTTGCATTAAGATGACAGCGCTGGACAGGTGACCACGACATTTTAATGTGAATCTGGACCTTTCATGCAACGCTTTGCAcagtcaaagacctatagataacacagattggaaactctcctcttcgcgatagcgatatgcgataatatctaacggcggacgcgggtcacgtgacattgattttggagatgccggtgtacctgtagattcttccctgttccagctactgtcggccattttgttataaagcaatcaattattcttcgtaattagtcgttaatatttgttgtcgtagggtattctgagcatgatctggtagtttatattatattgatattgttattaacaatcttaatgtgttaattagtgtttttagcgctcggttgtcagtttgcagagcaatgaatgtctgaaagcgcaacgttacgaacttcgcgtagtgagcaaagtcggtcgccgaaaaaagacatattgaatattttttgtgtgaataaaaataagtatttattttctgtgttgataattctttaggttttggtagttgttattctaattaattactaatttatcggaatttgaaagagaacactggattcgttcattttcgataatttttgaaaaattgaaaggcccgaagcatttttttaaaacatcttcttttagcatcacatattgataacgtaagatttttatgctaggtgagatgttaatctatgtatgatttataaaaagtagacgaaaatgaggtattttaaaggattttgcctttgtacaatttgtactattttatactgttattccattcaatcatttttcacacctgtcgccaaagtggtttgtttctttttgacaaacttttctagttctcatcccatatcgttgaagtaagatttttatgctaggcaagatgttaatctaagtatagatttaaacaaaccagaagaaaataatcaatttaaagtatttggcctcattaaatgttggtacaattttaagctcctttcttctgttgtacaagattgctgtcaaacgtgtttttgttctttttgataatttttttcatttttcatcccaaatagattaagtcagatttttatgcttggtgatatgttaatctaggtatgaatgaactaaactggaggaaaatgttcattttaaaggattttggccttgtacaaaaatggtacaattttaagctcttttaccctattatacacacatgtcgtcaaaggtgctttggttcattgtgaataacttcgtcattattcacctcaaatcgaagaaataagatttttattctgggtaatatgtttattttggtatgaataaaaaacaagatgaaagtacaatgtatgggtttaaattctcatttaatatcttttattagtattaccagttttcctgtcaatgttacacaagcaagttaatatacaaacatattttttcagatagctgtgagattactattaaaacacaaacaaaagctgtgagatgactataattcgccggccgcggccactgatcacacaattaaaatcaatcaacaacgctaactgaagttaggatcccttcttttaataaattctcaagaataaagaaaaaacacacaaagcatcttcttcagttcgctaattgatccgacgattaacacgcgcgtgaaatgttgttgttttttcttttcgcgaaatcctagcccacgatactgaaagcttaatttaattaccaaaagaaaaaaaaatggaatacaaacaaaactttaataacctataactcatgaataagatataaataaaaagagaattaaacaattgaaaaaatttacacaatcaatattgaaataagtctaactgaaaccgtttttggatcgaacgatcatagcatttattatactgtaatgttgttttaatcagagacctagatctacgtgtccacatatatctatccgttttgaaataatactattttataaggttttaactgtttgaaataccatattatacaagaatattttatcagcaaaagcctttcaaataatctattcaacagcattctcgccgcgatttggaagttcttagcgctatttcttcaacgatcgcggcattataaattcttattgtaggtaaataaaattgagattttataaaaaacacaccataattacccatgtttctatgaaactttattt encodes:
- the LOC127855253 gene encoding GPI ethanolamine phosphate transferase 2-like isoform X2, producing the protein MELSLDDWDIMVLHYLGLDHIGHTVGPHSSIVPPKLLEMDRVVEKIYTSLEEKGERFLMLVCGDHGMSDQGSHGGASDREVLVPAVFLSPQYKKHVDTWSPHHSLLQIDLAPTLSVLMSLPLPTNNLGQVILGAVDGLSVSQKLDTLYLNCQQIHGLLLSSVADIAHEPSYELAAYAMELHRSYLMDSTGKQAVEDVFRSYELAMDEMSSRIARSLTTYDLYSMSLAIILLTLCLLTTSMTSQQGWWVEKSMPAIGCLALSIILILGHMMACTSQSFYSTLLCGWSLKLLSLQCLLLSAVGLLVTDLWSHKAKFITNLKQWTPKGLLECFLFIGTFAHSLSFGASSFVEEEHQTWYHLTITFLLLSLVTKIQGHLKKLFIEEGENKSTRYHEQDHLNCDGTEQKSATEQRTSSLQQINAYQNGVTKREHMHRSSNEINFNEQNQDSKESNYMSKDQQNDILFPRKRSWKHLLPWKPCVAIAIVILLGRLLRMVNQTGNKWLDTPDLGDWLLRPENKLVLSYIVIVSYAVILVTMVIDLGITTETVAFTAGLGLTYLYRLNSHEILPLFFESGEQHQNLYGTLEARGVYAVILMTNLIALTKWLKNMFRSRFENGGQTKSESLEILIKSKQLYITHAIRILKISWVLLMLLLLRTHNTVLVAMVIVQEQLLGKLLVKEMRLPVRGLALLCWWMGQTVFFQQGNSNSLSTVDVSAGYVGLQDYQAHWVGILLFFATYAGPIFWLMTLVQYVLETESFYKEHTVPVSRSPMLDCTQTLLTERLFTLLWYTLIVTSQRYHLFVWTVFSPKLLYEGMLTFVFFVFAMVTARF